A window from Photobacterium sp. DA100 encodes these proteins:
- a CDS encoding calcium/sodium antiporter, giving the protein MNAFLVALVALALGFVLLSLSADRLIASSATLAKLSNVSIVFIGMTVVAFGTSAPELLVSATAAINGAGELSIGNGLGSNIINIGLVLSICILFKPLTVHPRFIRREFPILTIAMTMSGLLMVNGQLTIRDGLILIVGLVAYCFYLAQSVKHGHSEPEELDFLNISKPRAAAETLIMLVVLLASSKLMVWGAVELAVIAGISELTIGLTVIAFGTSLPELAAALAGVRRGMHDIAFATVIGSNIFNLLGVIAFPALLGNGLQLPEQILSRDLPAMALLTAVVGMMFLAALARQRYAGATAYSYEVSRAGGGVLLIIFGSYMWSLASSLA; this is encoded by the coding sequence ATGAACGCTTTTCTCGTCGCTCTTGTTGCCTTGGCTCTTGGATTTGTCTTGTTGTCCCTCAGTGCCGATAGACTTATCGCCTCCTCCGCAACGCTTGCCAAGCTCAGTAATGTCTCAATAGTCTTTATCGGCATGACGGTGGTTGCCTTTGGGACCTCAGCCCCGGAACTGTTAGTCTCGGCTACCGCGGCCATCAATGGTGCTGGCGAGCTTTCAATTGGAAACGGGCTAGGCTCGAACATCATCAATATTGGCCTGGTGCTATCAATCTGCATTCTATTCAAGCCACTAACTGTCCATCCGCGCTTTATCCGCCGTGAGTTCCCTATTCTGACCATTGCGATGACGATGTCGGGTTTACTGATGGTAAACGGACAGTTAACAATACGCGACGGCCTTATTCTGATTGTTGGGCTCGTGGCTTATTGCTTCTATCTGGCCCAGTCCGTAAAGCACGGCCATTCAGAGCCCGAAGAGTTGGATTTTCTCAATATTTCGAAACCACGTGCGGCTGCTGAAACCCTCATCATGCTCGTGGTCTTGCTCGCGTCGTCCAAGCTGATGGTGTGGGGGGCGGTTGAGCTGGCCGTCATTGCTGGAATTAGCGAGCTAACAATTGGCCTGACAGTTATTGCCTTTGGCACCAGCCTGCCTGAACTGGCCGCAGCCCTGGCGGGCGTGAGAAGAGGCATGCATGACATCGCCTTTGCCACTGTCATCGGCTCCAACATCTTCAACCTGTTGGGCGTCATAGCCTTCCCTGCTCTTTTGGGTAATGGCTTGCAACTGCCGGAGCAAATACTAAGCCGTGACTTGCCAGCCATGGCACTGCTCACCGCCGTTGTCGGAATGATGTTTTTGGCGGCGCTGGCCCGCCAGCGTTATGCTGGCGCCACGGCATACAGTTACGAGGTCAGCAGGGCCGGCGGTGGCGTGCTCCTGATAATCTTCGGCAGCTACATGTGGTCTCTCGCCAGCTCGTTGGCCTAA
- a CDS encoding sodium:solute symporter family protein: MEYDYIVIAGYFALMIAISLLFKKMASNSTSDYFRGGGKMLWWMVGATAFMTQFSAWTFTGAAGKAFNDGFAVLAVFIGNMVAYVFAYYYFARRFRQMRVDTPTEGVRRRFGNTNEQFFTWVIIPLSVINAGVWLNGLGVFASAVFNADIVTTIWVTGLAVLAISLLSGAWGVVASDFIQTLVVAVISIACAAVALYVVGGPGEIIENFPGGFVMGPDMNYPLLLVCTFIFFIVKQLQSINNMQESYRFLNAKDSKNASKAAVMALAMMIFGAIIWFIPPWASAILYPDAATQYSELGAKASDAVYLVFARETMPLGTVGLLMAGLFAATMSSMDSALNRNSGIFVRSFYSNVVRKGQASDRELLRAGQVACLVNGILVIMMAQFFNSLKHLSLFDLMMQVATLLQSPILVPLFLGIIIRKTPKWAPWATVVFGMLVSWSVVKIFTPDYVASWFGIEEITRREAGELRTMITIAAHLFFTAGFFCLSTLFYKEEQDIHKVTTLEFFNDVDTPCVAEEGQDIVDRMQRAKLGKLVIYMASGLTLMVLIPNPLWGRMLFLACAAAVFAVGFGLKKSARLEEEKVTAPSPQ; encoded by the coding sequence ATGGAATACGATTACATCGTCATCGCGGGCTATTTTGCATTAATGATTGCTATCAGCCTGTTATTTAAAAAGATGGCAAGCAACAGTACCAGTGACTACTTCCGCGGGGGCGGCAAGATGCTGTGGTGGATGGTGGGGGCCACTGCCTTCATGACCCAGTTCTCGGCTTGGACTTTTACCGGGGCGGCAGGTAAAGCCTTTAATGACGGCTTTGCGGTATTGGCTGTTTTTATCGGTAATATGGTTGCTTATGTATTTGCCTATTACTATTTTGCCCGACGCTTCCGCCAGATGCGTGTTGATACGCCAACGGAAGGGGTCCGGCGCCGTTTCGGCAACACCAACGAGCAATTCTTTACCTGGGTGATTATTCCCCTCAGTGTGATCAACGCAGGGGTCTGGCTAAATGGCCTCGGCGTTTTTGCTTCGGCAGTTTTTAATGCGGATATTGTCACGACAATTTGGGTAACGGGGCTTGCTGTACTGGCTATTTCCCTGCTCAGTGGCGCCTGGGGGGTAGTTGCCTCCGACTTTATCCAAACCTTGGTTGTTGCCGTGATCTCTATCGCTTGTGCCGCCGTCGCGCTTTATGTGGTCGGTGGCCCTGGCGAGATTATTGAGAACTTCCCTGGCGGTTTCGTCATGGGGCCGGACATGAATTACCCGCTGCTGTTGGTATGTACTTTCATTTTCTTCATCGTGAAGCAGCTGCAAAGTATTAACAACATGCAGGAGTCATATCGCTTTTTGAATGCCAAAGATTCTAAGAATGCTAGCAAGGCCGCAGTGATGGCGTTGGCGATGATGATCTTTGGTGCGATTATCTGGTTTATCCCGCCTTGGGCATCGGCGATCCTTTATCCGGATGCGGCAACGCAGTACTCGGAACTGGGGGCAAAGGCAAGTGATGCGGTATATCTGGTATTTGCTCGCGAAACCATGCCACTCGGTACCGTCGGTTTATTGATGGCGGGTTTGTTTGCGGCGACCATGTCCTCAATGGACTCCGCCCTAAATAGAAACTCAGGTATTTTTGTCCGCAGCTTTTACTCGAATGTTGTCCGTAAGGGGCAGGCGTCAGACCGAGAACTGCTAAGGGCGGGTCAGGTTGCCTGCCTGGTCAATGGTATCTTGGTCATCATGATGGCCCAGTTCTTCAACTCGCTGAAACACCTAAGCCTGTTCGATCTAATGATGCAGGTGGCGACATTGCTGCAGTCTCCAATTCTGGTACCGTTATTCCTCGGCATCATTATCCGTAAAACCCCTAAGTGGGCGCCTTGGGCAACGGTTGTCTTCGGGATGCTGGTCTCTTGGTCGGTTGTTAAGATCTTCACCCCGGATTATGTGGCAAGTTGGTTTGGCATTGAAGAGATCACCCGTCGCGAGGCCGGTGAGCTTCGGACCATGATCACTATTGCTGCGCACCTGTTCTTTACGGCCGGTTTCTTCTGCCTATCGACCCTGTTTTATAAAGAAGAGCAGGATATCCATAAAGTAACAACGCTCGAGTTCTTCAACGATGTGGACACCCCGTGTGTCGCTGAAGAAGGGCAAGACATTGTAGACCGTATGCAACGGGCAAAACTTGGCAAGCTAGTAATATATATGGCTTCCGGCTTAACGTTGATGGTTCTTATCCCTAACCCGCTTTGGGGGCGGATGTTGTTCTTGGCCTGTGCGGCCGCGGTGTTTGCTGTTGGTTTTGGTTTGAAGAAAAGCGCCCGGTTAGAGGAAGAAAAAGTGACGGCACCTAGCCCGCAGTGA